From the Cucurbita pepo subsp. pepo cultivar mu-cu-16 chromosome LG05, ASM280686v2, whole genome shotgun sequence genome, one window contains:
- the LOC111794560 gene encoding mitochondrial outer membrane import complex protein METAXIN-like: MSGRGEGDLTLVVRKPCFNLPTGCPDCLPVYFYLKLANLHFHLDFNLIYPESDIIPYVETGNYVAYNNERGGVIECLKQDRIVDLDTEFHSVPEWVSAKSMVSSWLADAAIYELWLGTDGGSAQKVYYSDLPWPIGKVLYFKKVHSVKLQLGINKENAERREEQIYRNANLAYGALSTRLGEQDFLFNNRPSSLDALVLGHLLFTLQVLPETSVLRSKLLEHSNLVRYAEKYMTELVEVGTSSMPSSSSSRSSSGASSSTPRRGPYNWSSKPKTKPKKEKTNEEKTFKRRAKYFVGAQLVAVLLFLTLMGRGDDAEVELDDDEGYDYSD, encoded by the exons ATGAGTGGAAGAGGAGAAGGAGATTTGACTCTGGTCGTGAGGAAACCCTGCTTCAATTTGCCCACTGGATGCCCAGATTGCTTGCCCGTTTATTTCTATCTAAAATTGGccaatcttcattttcacttgGATTTCAATCTCATCTACCCCGAGTCTG ATATAATTCCTTATGTTGAAACTGGTAATTATGTGGCGTACAATAATGAGAGGGGCGGGGTCATTGAGTGTTTAAAACAGGATAGAATCGTTGATCTCGATACTGAGTTTCACTCAGTTCCAGAATGGGTATCTGCAAAATCTATGGTTAGTTCATGGCTTGCTGATGCTGCCATTTACGAGCTTTGGTTGGGAACTGATGGTGGTTCAGCTCAAAAGGTCTATTATTCTGACCTTCCCTGGCCGATTGGAAAGGTTTTGTACTTTAAGAAAGTACACTCTGTGAAGCTCCAACTTGgaattaacaaagaaaatgctGAGCGAAGAGAAGAGCAG ATTTATAGAAATGCAAATCTTGCTTATGGAGCTTTGTCAACTAGGTTAGGAGAGcaggattttttatttaataacag GCCATCTAGTTTAGATGCACTTGTTCTTGGGCATCTACTTTTCACTCTTCAAGTACTACCT GAAACATCCGTGCTTCGTAGTAAACTTTTAGAGCATAGTAATCTTGTGCGATATGCGGAGAAATATATGACAGAGTTGGTAGAAGTCGGTACATCATCGATgccatcatcttcttcctcacgTTCCAGTTCAGGGGCTTCATCATCAACACCTAGAAGGGGTCCTTATAATTGGA GCTCGAAGCCGAAGACGAagccaaagaaagaaaagacgAACGAGGAGAAAACGTTTAAAAGGAGAGCCAAGTATTTTGTAGGCGCACAGCTTGTGGCAGTTCTACTTTTTCTCACACTCATGGGCAGAGGTGATGATGCCGAAGTGGAGCTGGATGATGATGAAGGCTATGATTACAGTGATTGA